TGGACCTACAGAAATATGTGTTATTTTTCTTTTTACGTAAGATTCAATAAAGCTTAAGTATTCATTGAATTCTTTTGAAGTGTGATTTTCCCAGCCATCAAGAGTTTCATATATTGGTTCTGCTTTTTCCAAGTCATCTACTGAGCTAATTCTATCTACAATGTTACCGTCAATTTTGTATGCCACACAAACTTTTATTTTTTCCATGCCGTTTAGTATATCTCCTTTTGTCATTACAAGTTCTGTAGCTCCAGATACTGTAATTGCATACTTTAAGAGAGGAAGATCAAGCCAACCACATCTTCTAGGACGTCCTGTAGTTGCTCCAAATTCGTGACCTCTTTTTCTTATTTCTTCACCTTCTTTTCCAAATGCTTCTGTTGGAAATGGTCCATTTCCAACTCTTGTTAAATAAGCTTTGAAAACGCCTATATAATTCTCAGTTTTTACAGGAAAGCCAACACCATTTTGGATTCCAGTTGTATTACAATTTGCTCCAGTTACGTACGGATAGGTTCCAACATCTATATCCAGTAGTACGCCTTGTGTGCTTTCAAATAATATTTTGTTTTTGTTTATTAGGTTAATAATTTCTCCATGAGGGACTATATGGCTTTTTAGTTTTTCGTATGAGGTTAAAACATTTTCAATACTTTCGACTTCAATATTATATAGATTTTTGTAGAGTTTTGAAATGTTCTTTATTTTTTCATAGAATTTATCTTTATTTTTAAAATCACTAAGTCTTATTCCTATTCTATGCACTTTATCAGCATAAGCTGGACCTATTCCGCGTTTTGTGGTTCCAACAGCATTTTTCCCTTTAATTTGTTCTAACTTTTCATCTAGTTTCTTATGATGTGGCAAGACAACATGTGCAAGTTCTGAAATGTAAAGTTTAGGATATGTACCTGTTTTACTTTTAAATTCTTCAATTTCTTCGACTAGTTGTTCTAAATCCAAAACAACTCCGTTAGAAATAATGGCTCCAACATTTTTTTTTACGTAAAATGAAGGTAGCAGGTGGTGAATCAATTTAAAATCAGTATATTCAACTGTGTGTCCAGCGTTGCTACCACCACTGTATCTTACCACATAATCATAATCCTTTGAGAAATAAGTTGTTACTTTACCTTTTCCTTCGTCCCCCCACTGTAATCCAAAAATAACGCTTTTCAAGAAAATTCACCTCGCTTAATAATCTTCAATAGTAGATTTTTTATCACTAACAATGTTTTCTATTTCTACCAATCTTTTCAACAATTTTGATTTTAATGTTTCAACTTTTTCTATTTTCGATTTATAAAATTTTCCAACACAAAATGTATTTAATTTTAAACTTGCAAACTCAACATTTTTTCCATGAAAGTATACTCCTCTTTCAAATGTGACTTTTTCTATCTGAGAAAATCTTATTACAATATTTGAAAAATCAGCAACTGTTAAAGACTTGGATCTGAGATTATATATATTAATATTTGTTAGACCTTCCACTCTTGAATTAGTAGAGTCAATATTATTTAATATAACTTCTCTAGTATTTGCAATATTTAAATTTGTTATTGTTGAGTTTTCTAAAACTAGAAAAGCGATGTGTTTAGCGTTTATGCTAGAAATAACAGAATTTTTTATTACAACAACGTTAGTTTTTGAAACATTTACATTTTCAAGATGTGCATTTTCTATATAGACAAGTTGCCCTCCATTTGAGGAAATTTCACCATCAAAATTTTTTGTTTTTGAGACAAATTTTCCATTTTCTGAAACATCAAAGCTAATATATCCAGAAAAAGAAACATTTTCTGGAATATAAACTGTTCCTTTTACTGTTATTCCACTTTTTCCTATACTCTTTAATTCAACACCTGGTTCAAAAAAGAGTACAGCTTTTTCAGGAATTACAACACGTCCAACAATTTTGTATGGAGATTTTGAGCTGAGTAAAATATTCTTATTATTTATTCCTGATATAGGAGTTTTAGAGTCAAGCGGTGTTATATTGCTTATGCTTGGTGGAACTATGGAAAAGCCTCCCATATTTTTTGCTTCATCTATATTGCAGAATAAGAAGGGAGCTTTTTCATCTCTTTTAAAGCTTCCGGTAATTTTTTCACCAAAGAAATTTATTCTATTTTCGTAATTAATTTTTAAAACTTCATTTTCCAAAATAACAAGATTAGGATCCCTTGTGGTGAATATTGTAGAAGTTGGTGGAATAGTGTCTATAATAACTTTAAACAAGAATTCCTGGTAACTTCCTACCAATCTTAAAGAATGAACTCCTTCTTCAAAATCAAGACCATTTATTTTTTTATCTTTTATAGCAACTCCATTAAAATATCCATCTAGATTTTCAAATTCAATTTCAACATCGTTACTTCCGATGTACCGCGGGATATTGAAAGAAAAAAGTGTTAAAGAGAAAAGTACTAGGAAAATTACAATAATTTTTTTCACTTTATATCTCCACACTTTCGCCAGGTTTTAGAATAATGCACTTAACTCCTAATTGCTTGGAACCCTTTTTAAATTTTTCTTCATCAGCGCTTATAATATCCCATGTGTTATAGTGCATAGGAATTACTACCTTAGGTTTTATCATTTCTACAGCCTTTAAGGCATCTTCAACATCCATTACAAAATTTCCACCAATTGGTAATATTGCAACATCAACACCACGTAAAAGTTCCATATCTTTTGTAAGACCTGTATCTCCTGCATGATATACAGATTTTTCAGAATAAATAACAAATCCCCCAGGATTACCTCCATATATTATATTATCTCCTTCAATTATGCCTGACCCATGTAAAGCAGGCGTCATTTTTAATTTGCCAAAATCAAAATTAAATGATCCTCCAATATGCATTGGATGAACTTTATTAACACCTTTCTTTTGAAGATAATTGCATATTTCAAAGTTTGAAACAACAGTTGCATTATATTTTTTAGAAAGCTCCACAGTATCTCCAATGTGATCTCCATGGCCATGAGTTACTAGTATATAATCTATTTTGTCAAAAGAAAAATCTTTTGGAAATGCAGGATTTCCAGTTATAAATGGATCAATTAATATCTTTTTATTTGTTTCAATAAGAAAAACAGCATGCCCTAAAAATGTAATTTTCATATTTTACACCTCCCTATCCATTTTTTACAACTAAATTATACTCTATAACTTATATAACTTGCAATATACTTTTTCAACTTTCGTGTTAAAATTTAAAAAGGGGGTGAATAAATTGAAGGTTGATTTAGTTTTTGCAGAAATTGGTTCAACTACAACTGTGGTAACAGCCTTTCACAATTTGGATGGAAAAGTAAAAATTTTAGCTCAGGGAGAACATTGGACAACTGTAAATGAAGGGGACGTAACAATTGGAATAGAGAGAGCAATTGAAAATTTAAAAGAAAAACTGGGAGTCTCTAATTTTTCATGGGATAAATTTGCTGCTTCAAGTAGTGCAGCCGGTGGGCTAAAAATGACAGTTCATGGTCTAGTATATGATATGACTGTTCGAGCTGCAAAAGAAGCTGCACTTGGTGCGGGGGCTGTAATAAAATATATTACGGCAGGAAAAATGGATGAATTTCATCTTCACAAGATAAAGCAGATTTCGCCAAAATTAATACTTCTTGCCGGTGGAGTTGACTATGGAGAAAAAGAGACAGTAATTCATAATGCAAAATTACTGTCAAAGCTTGAGTTGGATGTTCCTATTATTTATGCAGGTAATATCGCCGCAGCAGAACAGGTTGAATTCATTTTAAAAAATTCTGGAAAAACTGTTTTTGTGACTGAAAATGTTTATCCCAAAATAGATCAGTTAAATGTTGAACCTACTAGAAATATAATAAAAGAAGTTTTTGCAAAACATATTACTAAAGCACCTGGCATGGAAAAGATTTATGATGTTGTAGATTATGAAATTCATACAACCCCTGGTGCTGTAATGAAGGCGACGCAACTTTTATCTGAAATTTATGGAGATGTCTTAACAGTTGATATTGGTGGAGCTACAACAGATGTAGATTCAGTAACAGAAGGAAGTAATGAAATTCAAGAGATTACAATTTCTCCAGAACCTGTTGCAAAGCGTACTGTTGAAGGTGATCTTGGATTGTTTGTTAATGCTCACAATGTTATTGATTTAATTGGTAAAGAAAATTTAAAGCACGAATTTGAAAACTTAGATGAATTGATAGAAAGAATTTCACCTTATCCAAAAACGGACCAAGATGAATATTTTATATCAAAACTTGCCTTATATTGCTTTCAGCAAGGAATAAGAAGACATGTCGGTAAAAAAAAGCATATATATACTGCGTTGGGAAGAAAATTAATAGCGGAAGGGAAAGATTTAACTGCTGTTAGGTATCTTTTTGGGACGGGAGGTTTTTTAAGTCGTTCAAAGTATGCAAAAGATGTTTTGAAAACTGTGAATAATCTGTCAAAATTACATCCGATGGAGCTTTTACCACAGAATGAAGTTAAAATATTTAGAGATAAATATTACATTTTTGCCGCGATAGGTGTAATTGCTAGTGAAATTGATAAAGAAATAGCTAAAAAGATATTATTAGAAGATCTAGAAGAATTGGGAGGTTAAAAAATGTATGAGAATGAGAAAGTTTTGGTTGTGCCGACAGAAGATGTGGAAAGACTTTGTAATAAAAGGCATGGATTAATTTTTGTTAATGAATATGATATAATTTCGTTAATAGAAAATAAAGGTTTTTTTGTTGATAGAAATTCTGCAGAAACTGATGAAACTATAAGGCAAGTAATACCGTATATTGTATTAAGAGAAGAAAATAAATTTTTGCTTTTTAAAAGAACAAGTAAACAGGGGGAAAAACGATTACACAATCAAATAACTATAGGTGTTGGAGGACATATTAATACAGATGATTCGTTAGAACCATTGGAAGCATTTAAAAATGGTCTTATACGAGAAATAAACGA
This DNA window, taken from Thermosipho africanus Ob7, encodes the following:
- a CDS encoding adenylosuccinate synthase, which codes for MKSVIFGLQWGDEGKGKVTTYFSKDYDYVVRYSGGSNAGHTVEYTDFKLIHHLLPSFYVKKNVGAIISNGVVLDLEQLVEEIEEFKSKTGTYPKLYISELAHVVLPHHKKLDEKLEQIKGKNAVGTTKRGIGPAYADKVHRIGIRLSDFKNKDKFYEKIKNISKLYKNLYNIEVESIENVLTSYEKLKSHIVPHGEIINLINKNKILFESTQGVLLDIDVGTYPYVTGANCNTTGIQNGVGFPVKTENYIGVFKAYLTRVGNGPFPTEAFGKEGEEIRKRGHEFGATTGRPRRCGWLDLPLLKYAITVSGATELVMTKGDILNGMEKIKVCVAYKIDGNIVDRISSVDDLEKAEPIYETLDGWENHTSKEFNEYLSFIESYVKRKITHISVGPKVEEIIKL
- a CDS encoding metal-dependent hydrolase, coding for MKITFLGHAVFLIETNKKILIDPFITGNPAFPKDFSFDKIDYILVTHGHGDHIGDTVELSKKYNATVVSNFEICNYLQKKGVNKVHPMHIGGSFNFDFGKLKMTPALHGSGIIEGDNIIYGGNPGGFVIYSEKSVYHAGDTGLTKDMELLRGVDVAILPIGGNFVMDVEDALKAVEMIKPKVVIPMHYNTWDIISADEEKFKKGSKQLGVKCIILKPGESVEI
- a CDS encoding GlmL-related ornithine degradation protein produces the protein MNKLKVDLVFAEIGSTTTVVTAFHNLDGKVKILAQGEHWTTVNEGDVTIGIERAIENLKEKLGVSNFSWDKFAASSSAAGGLKMTVHGLVYDMTVRAAKEAALGAGAVIKYITAGKMDEFHLHKIKQISPKLILLAGGVDYGEKETVIHNAKLLSKLELDVPIIYAGNIAAAEQVEFILKNSGKTVFVTENVYPKIDQLNVEPTRNIIKEVFAKHITKAPGMEKIYDVVDYEIHTTPGAVMKATQLLSEIYGDVLTVDIGGATTDVDSVTEGSNEIQEITISPEPVAKRTVEGDLGLFVNAHNVIDLIGKENLKHEFENLDELIERISPYPKTDQDEYFISKLALYCFQQGIRRHVGKKKHIYTALGRKLIAEGKDLTAVRYLFGTGGFLSRSKYAKDVLKTVNNLSKLHPMELLPQNEVKIFRDKYYIFAAIGVIASEIDKEIAKKILLEDLEELGG
- a CDS encoding NUDIX domain-containing protein, whose protein sequence is MYENEKVLVVPTEDVERLCNKRHGLIFVNEYDIISLIENKGFFVDRNSAETDETIRQVIPYIVLREENKFLLFKRTSKQGEKRLHNQITIGVGGHINTDDSLEPLEAFKNGLIREINEEVDVDIKSLNYVGVINVVDTPVSRVHVGICYVADVKYKGLKEKDKFIELFTENPREYFEEMEGWSKTVVQSLELMQK